One Buchnera aphidicola (Aphis glycines) genomic window, ATTATTTTATTGTTATTATTTATTATTCCAATAGTACTTTTAGTAAATAGTTTAATTGCGACAAGTATCCCAATTATTCATTGGTTTGGTTCTAACACTTTAGAATTTCCAGAATTAATTTGGCTGCAGGATATACCAATAATCGGAAAAAAAATTTTTATTGGCTATAAAGAGTTATTAGATAGTGATGGAGCTGAATTAATTAAAGAAGTTAGACCTTATATGGGTCGAACAACTGAATTTTTTATAATTCAAGCTAAAAATTTCGGATTATTTGTCATGCATTTAACTTTAATGTTAATATTTAGTATTTTACTCTATTGGAACGGTGAAAAAATTAGTAATGCAATTCGTCGATTTGCATTACGCATTAATTCTAAAAATGGAAATGCTATTATTTTACTGACTGTTCGTGCTATTAGGTCTGTTGCATTAGGAGTTGTAGTAACAGCTTTAATTCAAGCTTTTTTATCTGGTTTAGGTTTGTTAATTTCAGGTGTTCCATATTGGACTTTGTTAATGATTTTGATTGTTTTTTCTTGTTTAATACAATTAGGTCCATTACCAATTTTATTCCCATCTATTATCTGGCTCTATTGGAATAATCATACTACATGGGGAACGTTATTATTAATTTGGAGTTGTTTTGTATTTATATTAGATAATATATTACGCACTTTGTTTATAAGAATCGGTTCTGATTTACCAACTTTTTTAATTTTATCAGGAGTGATAGGTGGTTTACTAACTTTTGGTATGATTGGTTTATTTATTGGACCGGTAGTATTAGTAATATTATATAGATTAACAATATCTTGGATATACGGGATTTCTATTAATTCTTTTATTAACAATATAGATGCAAAACCAAAGATTAATTAATAATTATAAAAAATTTAAAATATTATAATTTTTAAATTTTAAGTTGTAAAAATAAACGGCTTAATTTAATCTAAAGATATAATAAGTACTTTTAAAAACAAATAAAAAATTATGATATTATAAAAAAATAATTTAACTATTTTGAATATTTACTGAACAGAATATTAATAATCTTGTATAATTGTATGATTTTTAGGATTTTATCTTCATTTTATTTCCTATTTTAAGCTTTTTATTATGTTTAAATACTATTATACTTCTTTTCTCGAAAATTATGATTTTTTTATATATTAAAAATTTTTCTTTAGAGAGAAGTTTATGATTAATTAGTTTATCGTGATTTTATCACATTTTGATATTCTTTTTAGGATAGAAAATTCGTTTAGAGAATAAAATGAAAAAAACAGATGAACTACGTACAATACGAATCGATCCATTAATAACGCCTTCTGAATTAGCAAAAAAATATGCTATTACCTCAGATATTATGGATAATGTTATTATAACTAGACAGAATATTGCACGAATTATGACTGGTCGAGATTTGCGTTTACTCGTTGTAATAGGTCCATGTTCTGTTCATGATCCTATAGCTGCCGTCGAATACGCTCATCGATTATTTGAATTACGCAAAAAATATCAAGATCGTCTTGAGATTATAATGCGTACATATTTTGAAAAACCAAGAACAGTAGTTGGCTGGAAAGGATTAATTTCAGATCCAGATTTAAACGGTAGTTTTAGAGTTAATCATGGACTTTCTGTAGCTCGTAAATTACTATTGGATATAAATGCATTAGGAATGCCAGCCGCAACAGAATTTTTAGATATTGTAGTGGGTCAATTCATTGCAGATTTAATTAGTTGGGGAGCTATTGGAGCTAGAACTACTGAAAGCCAAATTCATAGAGAAATGGCTTCTGCACTTTCATGTCCAGTAGGATTTAAAAATGGAACTGATGGTAATATACGTATCGCAATCGATGCTATTAGAGCAGCTCAAGCTCGTCATTTATTTTTTGCCCCAAATAAAGATGGGCAAATGACTATTAATCATACTAGTGGTAATCCATACGGACATATTATTATGAGAGGTGGTCGGTCTCCTAATTATCATGCTAAAGATGTTGAATCAGCAATCAAAGAATTACGTAAATTTAATTTAATAGAGCATTTAATGATTGATTTTAGTCATGGAAATTGCTTAAAAGAACATATTCGCCAAAAGAATGTTTCTATGTCTGTTGCAAAACAAATTTCTTCAGGATCTAAAAATATATTTGGGGTTATGATTGAAAGTTTCTTAGAAGAAGGTTTTCAAAAAGTATCAAATAAAAAACCATTAATATATGGAAAATCAATTACTGATGCTTGTTTAAACTGGAATGATAGTGTTTTAATAATTAAACAATTAGCAGATGCTGTAGATACTCGTTTTTAGTTTGTATGCTAGTCAAAATTTTGACTAGCATATTTTTATTAGTTAAATAAATTTAATTTTATAGAATTAATTTTTATAATTATTAAAAATATTTTTTAAATAAAGGTATATCAGAATGCCTGTAATAAAATTTTGTGATGGAAGTCAAGAAATTTACGAGCATTCTATCTCATTAAAAAATCTTATAAAAAATAAGAATCCTAACATATTTACATCTTTAATTGCTATTTCTACAAATGAAAATTTTTCTAATTTAGACACTCTTATTACAAAAGATTCTTTTATAAAATTTATTAGAAAAAAAGATGTTGATGCATTAAAGATTATTAGGTATTCATGTATACAGCTCTTAAATTATTCGATTAAAACAATATGGCCATTATGTAAAATTGCGGAAAGTAAAATTACAAGTGATGGTTTTTATTCTGATATAGACACAGAAAATAAAATTTTAGAAAAAGATCTGATTTTAATAGAGCAGAAAATGAAAGATCTTTTAAGTAAAAAGTATGATATTGTTAATAAAAAGTTATCTTTTAATAAAGTTTTAAAAGAGTTTACACAAAGATCAGAGATATATAAAATTAATTTAGTACAAAGTAATTTTCTAGAAAATGATATAGTTTCTTTATATTATCATGAAGATTACGTAGATCTTGATATTGGAATGCAAGTATTTAACATAAAATTTTGTAAATATTTTAAATTGCAAAAAATTAGCGGAGTTTATTGGCAAGGCAACAAAAAAAATACAATGTTGCAACGTATTTATTGTACTGCTTGGCGAAATCAAGAAGAATTAGATAAGCATTTAAGTTACATTAAGGAATTAAAAAAAAGAGATCATAGAAAAATTAATCAATCTTTAAAATTATATCATATGCAAAATGAATCTCCTGGTATGATTTTTTGGCATAATAACGGTTTTATTATTTTTAATGAATTAGAAAATTTTGTTCGAGAAAAACTAAAAGAATATAAATATAAAGAAGTAAAAACGCCTTTATTAATAGATAAATCAATATGGAGACACAGTGGTCATTGGGATAACTATAAAGATGCTATTTTTACTACTTCATCAGAAAATAGAAAGTACTGTATTAAACCTATGAATTGTCCTGGACATGTTCAAATTTTTAACGTTGGATTAAAATCTTATCGAGATTTACCTATTCGTATGGCAGAGTTTGGAAGTTGTCATAGAAATGAATTTTCTGGATCTTTACATGGTCTTATGAGAGTACGTAATTTTACTCAAGATGATGCTCATATATTTTGTACTCCAGAACAAATACATTCTGAAATTAATAACTGCATTAACATGATATATGATTTATATAGCACATTTAATTTTAAAAATATTATAGTAAAATTTTCTACTCGACCTAAAAAACGTATTGGTGATGATATAATTTGGGATCAAGCAGAACAAGATTTATCTGATGTTTTAATAAAAAATAATTTAGCATTCGAATATCAATTAGGAGAAGGTGCTTTTTATGGACCTAAAATTGAATTTGTTTTGCAAGATTCATTAGATCGAAATTGGCAATGTGGAACAATACAGTTAGATTTTTATCTACCAGCTCGTTTAAATGCATTTTATATTAATTCAAAAAATGAAAAAAGTATCCCTATAATAATTCATCGCGCTATCTTGGGATCAATCGAACGTTTTATTGGAATACTGATAGAAGAGTGCGCTGGAAAATTGCCAACTTGGATATCTCCTATACAAGTTATTGTGATCGGCGTTAAAAGCGCTCATTCTGTTTATGTAAACAAAATAGTTGAAAGACTTAATATTTTAAAGATTCGTGTTGAATCAGATTTAAGAAATGAAAAAATGAATCTTAAAATTCGTGAGCATACTTTACGTCACATTCCATATATATTAATTTGTGGTGAAAAAGAAATTCAATCTAATACAGTTTCTGTTAGAAATAGAAATGGAAATAATTTTAAAGTATTGGATGTTAATTTATTTATTAAAAAACTGCAAAACGAAATATTCACTCGTAGTTTTTTTCAAATGGAGGAATAAGGTATTAAAGTCGGAAAAAGAACTCATCAATTAACAAAGCCAAATCGTATTAATAACGAAATTCGTGCAATTAAAGTTCGCCTGACAGGCATTGAAGGCGATCAACTAGGAATCGTTAGTTTACGTGAAGCTTTAGACAAATCTGAAGAATTAGGATTAGATTTAGTAGAAATAAGTCCTAACGCAGAGCCTCCAGTTTGTCGAATTATGGATTATGGAAAATTTCTTTATGAAAAAAGCAAATCTTCTAAAGAACAGAAAAAGAAACAAAAAGTTGTTCAAGTAAAAGAAATTAAATTTCGTCCCGGAACTGATGAAGGAGATTATCAAGTTAAACTACGTAATTTAATTCGTTTTTTAGAAGATGGTGATAAAGTAAAAATTACCTTGCGTTTCAGAGGGCGAGAAATGGCCCATCAAAAAATAGGTGTAAATGTTTTAAATAGAGTAAAAAATGATCTAATTGAATTAGCCACTATTGAATCATTCCCATCTAAAATTGAAGGTCGTCAAATGATAATGATTTTAGCTCCAAGGAAAAAATAGTAACTTAAATTAACAGTATTTAAAGTAAATATATAATTATTTTTTCTAATTACAAAGAAACATTATATGCAAAAAATTAAAACTTTAAAGAGTGCAGCAAAACGATTTAAAAAAACTGCATCTGGTAAATTCAAGCGTAAACAGGCGAATTTGCGTCATATTTTAACAAAAAAGACAACAAGTAAAAAACGCCATTTACGTCCTAAAGTACTGGTTTTAAAAGGAGATATCAATAAAGTAAGATCATTTTTACCGTATGTATAAATTTATTTTTACTAAAGTTGTGTAAACAGGGGAGAGCATATCAATGGCTCGTGTAAAACGTGGCGTAACTGCTCATGCTCGTCATAAAAAAGTTTTAAAACAAGCAAAAGGTTATTATGGAGCTCGTTCTCGTGTTTATAGAGTTGCATATCAAGCTGTGATTAAAGCAGGTCAGTATGCTTACCGTGATAGACGTCAAAGAAAAAGACAATTCCGTCAATTATGGATTACGAGAATAAATGCCGCAGTTCGTCAAAGTAAAATCTCTTATAGCAAGTTTATATATGGATTAAAACAAGCTTCTATTAATATCGACCGAAAAGTATTATCTGATATTGCGATATTTGATATATGTGCGTTTAATATTTTAGTTGAAAAAGCAAAAAATGCTTTACTTTGATATAATAAATCATTTTTTAATAAATAAAATAAGAGGAAATTAATTTTTTCTTCGTTTACATTATAATTAAGTTTTTATTTATGAATAATATTTTTTAAACAATTAATTAACATATTTATATTGTTTATATTTTAAAAATTTAATCAAATAAGCTTCCTTTATGGAAGCTTTTTAATATCTAAATAATATTCGATAATACAAATACCATGAAAAGAGTTGAAAAATGTTAATGTTAGAAAATTTATGGAATGTTATTGAGAATGAAATTCAAAATTCTCATAACATCAATATGTTGAATCAAATAAAAATTAAATATTTAGGAAAAAATGGTGTTTTTAATAATTATATGAAAAACTTAAAAAGTTTTTCTTTTGAAGAAAAAAAAAAATTCAGCACTATAATTAATAAAGTTAAAAAAAAGACTATATTTTCAATTAATATCAAAACAACTGAATTAAGTAAGATTATTCTTAAAAAACGTGTTGAAAAAGAAAAAATTGATATATCTTTACCAGGTCGTTATGTAAAAAATGGTTCTATTCATCCTATAAATCATAGTATTAAATTTATAAAAAATTTTTTTTATACATTAGGATTTCAATCTATTAATGGTTTAGAAATAGAAGATGAATATCATAATTTTAACGCTTTAAATATACCTAAAAATCATCCTGCACGTGATAATCATGATACTTTTTGGTTTGATGAAAACCGATTATTAAGAACTCAAACTTCTAATATGCAAATTCGTATTATGAAATCGAATAAACCGCCAATGAGATTCATTTTTCCTGGAAAAGTTTATCGAAACGATTACGATTCTACACATACACCGATGTTTCATCAAGTTGAAGGTTTAATAGTTGAAAAAAACATTAATTTTTCTCATCTAAAATGGATAATATACAATTTTATATTTAATTTTTTTAATAAAAAAATTTCTCTTAGATTTCGTCCCTCTTATTTTCCATTTACTACTCCTTCATCTGAGGTTGATATTATGATAGATTCTAAAAAATGGTTAGAAATTTTAGGTTGTGGCATGGTGCATCCGTTGGTATTAAAAAACGTTAATATTGATGCTAAAATATATTCTGCTTGTGCATTTGGACTCGGAGTGGAACGTATTACTATGCTACGTTATGGCATCTCTGATATTCGATCTTTTTTCGAGAATGATTTAAGATTTATAGAACAATTTAAACATATTTAGTGAGATGAAATGAAAATTAGTGAGAAATGGTTGCGTGAATGGGTGAATCCTAAAATAAATAGTCTTGTTTTAAGCGAGCAAATTGTTAATTCTGGTATAGAAATTGAATCTGTTCAAAAAGTTTTTCCTTTATTTAAAGGTATATTAGTTGGGAAAATAGTTTCTTGTGTTACACATGCTAAATATAATTTGCTTAAAATAGTTAAAGTGGATATAGGAAAAAAAAATTTATTAAATATTTTATGTAAAGCTGTAAATTGCAGAAAAGAAATAAAAGTTGCAGTAGCTGTTGTTGGGAGCGTATTACCTAATAATATAAAAATAAATGTAAAAAAAATTCACGAGTATACGTCGGAAGGAATGTTATGTTCTTTTTCTGAATTAGGTTTATTTTGTTCTAATGATCATAAGATAATTGAATTCCCGAAGAATATTCCTATAGGTATTGATGTTAATGATTATTTTGTATTAGAAGACAATATTATAAAAGTTAATACTACTGCTAATCGACCAGATGGATTAAGCATAATAGGTATCGCTCGTAATATAGCAGTGATAAATAATATGAACATCGCTTTATTAAAAGAAAAAAATAATCCTGTTAGCAAAAATCAGTTTCCAATTTATTCTGATTCCAAAAAAAAGGATATTAATTTTTTTGGCAGAGTGATTGAAAAAATAAATATAAATGTTCAAACTCCATTTTGGATGAAAAAAAAATTATTCATGTGTGAAATGTTGTCAGAAAATATCATAATGAATATTATTAACTATGTTTTAATTGAAATTGGACAGCCTTTAAATGTATTGAACTCAGATGCAATAGATTCTTTTATTCAAATTAAAACAAAAAATAAAAAAAAAGTGTTTAATTTAAAAAAAGATTTTAAAATAACATTAGATAACAGTATATTAGCATTTTTTGATAAATCAAAAATATTATTTATTCCTGGAAATATAAATTCTGATTTATTAGAAATTAATCGCAATACTAAAAATATATTTTTAGTTTCATATTCAGCGGATCAAGAATCTATTTTTAATATTATTAAGTTAGTTGGTTCTAATAAAATTCTTAACTACCATAATCATGGTATTGATTATTCTCTTCAAAAATATGCTTTGGAATACGCAACGGAATTGATTGTAAAGATATGTGGTGGAAATGCGGGTATTATTAGCTGTTATACAAATAGATCTAAATTAATTTGTTCAAATAAAATTAAATTATATTACAAAAATATTAATAAAGTAGCTGGTTTTTCTATTGATTCTAAAATTTTTTTAAATATTTTATTACGTCTTGACTATACAATAGAAAACAAAAAAGATTATTGGA contains:
- the ydiK gene encoding AI-2E family transporter YdiK, which encodes MQNPKEKMDLSQFILSLIFIIAISIASFLIIKPFILGFLWASTIVISTWPLMLKIQKFLGGRRFIALVSMIIILLLLFIIPIVLLVNSLIATSIPIIHWFGSNTLEFPELIWLQDIPIIGKKIFIGYKELLDSDGAELIKEVRPYMGRTTEFFIIQAKNFGLFVMHLTLMLIFSILLYWNGEKISNAIRRFALRINSKNGNAIILLTVRAIRSVALGVVVTALIQAFLSGLGLLISGVPYWTLLMILIVFSCLIQLGPLPILFPSIIWLYWNNHTTWGTLLLIWSCFVFILDNILRTLFIRIGSDLPTFLILSGVIGGLLTFGMIGLFIGPVVLVILYRLTISWIYGISINSFINNIDAKPKIN
- a CDS encoding 3-deoxy-7-phosphoheptulonate synthase, translated to MKKTDELRTIRIDPLITPSELAKKYAITSDIMDNVIITRQNIARIMTGRDLRLLVVIGPCSVHDPIAAVEYAHRLFELRKKYQDRLEIIMRTYFEKPRTVVGWKGLISDPDLNGSFRVNHGLSVARKLLLDINALGMPAATEFLDIVVGQFIADLISWGAIGARTTESQIHREMASALSCPVGFKNGTDGNIRIAIDAIRAAQARHLFFAPNKDGQMTINHTSGNPYGHIIMRGGRSPNYHAKDVESAIKELRKFNLIEHLMIDFSHGNCLKEHIRQKNVSMSVAKQISSGSKNIFGVMIESFLEEGFQKVSNKKPLIYGKSITDACLNWNDSVLIIKQLADAVDTRF
- the thrS gene encoding threonine--tRNA ligase; this encodes MPVIKFCDGSQEIYEHSISLKNLIKNKNPNIFTSLIAISTNENFSNLDTLITKDSFIKFIRKKDVDALKIIRYSCIQLLNYSIKTIWPLCKIAESKITSDGFYSDIDTENKILEKDLILIEQKMKDLLSKKYDIVNKKLSFNKVLKEFTQRSEIYKINLVQSNFLENDIVSLYYHEDYVDLDIGMQVFNIKFCKYFKLQKISGVYWQGNKKNTMLQRIYCTAWRNQEELDKHLSYIKELKKRDHRKINQSLKLYHMQNESPGMIFWHNNGFIIFNELENFVREKLKEYKYKEVKTPLLIDKSIWRHSGHWDNYKDAIFTTSSENRKYCIKPMNCPGHVQIFNVGLKSYRDLPIRMAEFGSCHRNEFSGSLHGLMRVRNFTQDDAHIFCTPEQIHSEINNCINMIYDLYSTFNFKNIIVKFSTRPKKRIGDDIIWDQAEQDLSDVLIKNNLAFEYQLGEGAFYGPKIEFVLQDSLDRNWQCGTIQLDFYLPARLNAFYINSKNEKSIPIIIHRAILGSIERFIGILIEECAGKLPTWISPIQVIVIGVKSAHSVYVNKIVERLNILKIRVESDLRNEKMNLKIREHTLRHIPYILICGEKEIQSNTVSVRNRNGNNFKVLDVNLFIKKLQNEIFTRSFFQMEE
- the infC gene encoding translation initiation factor IF-3, translating into MKVGKRTHQLTKPNRINNEIRAIKVRLTGIEGDQLGIVSLREALDKSEELGLDLVEISPNAEPPVCRIMDYGKFLYEKSKSSKEQKKKQKVVQVKEIKFRPGTDEGDYQVKLRNLIRFLEDGDKVKITLRFRGREMAHQKIGVNVLNRVKNDLIELATIESFPSKIEGRQMIMILAPRKK
- the rpmI gene encoding 50S ribosomal protein L35; this encodes MQKIKTLKSAAKRFKKTASGKFKRKQANLRHILTKKTTSKKRHLRPKVLVLKGDINKVRSFLPYV
- the rplT gene encoding 50S ribosomal protein L20, with the translated sequence MARVKRGVTAHARHKKVLKQAKGYYGARSRVYRVAYQAVIKAGQYAYRDRRQRKRQFRQLWITRINAAVRQSKISYSKFIYGLKQASINIDRKVLSDIAIFDICAFNILVEKAKNALL
- the pheS gene encoding phenylalanine--tRNA ligase subunit alpha, whose translation is MLMLENLWNVIENEIQNSHNINMLNQIKIKYLGKNGVFNNYMKNLKSFSFEEKKKFSTIINKVKKKTIFSINIKTTELSKIILKKRVEKEKIDISLPGRYVKNGSIHPINHSIKFIKNFFYTLGFQSINGLEIEDEYHNFNALNIPKNHPARDNHDTFWFDENRLLRTQTSNMQIRIMKSNKPPMRFIFPGKVYRNDYDSTHTPMFHQVEGLIVEKNINFSHLKWIIYNFIFNFFNKKISLRFRPSYFPFTTPSSEVDIMIDSKKWLEILGCGMVHPLVLKNVNIDAKIYSACAFGLGVERITMLRYGISDIRSFFENDLRFIEQFKHI
- the pheT gene encoding phenylalanine--tRNA ligase subunit beta encodes the protein MKISEKWLREWVNPKINSLVLSEQIVNSGIEIESVQKVFPLFKGILVGKIVSCVTHAKYNLLKIVKVDIGKKNLLNILCKAVNCRKEIKVAVAVVGSVLPNNIKINVKKIHEYTSEGMLCSFSELGLFCSNDHKIIEFPKNIPIGIDVNDYFVLEDNIIKVNTTANRPDGLSIIGIARNIAVINNMNIALLKEKNNPVSKNQFPIYSDSKKKDINFFGRVIEKININVQTPFWMKKKLFMCEMLSENIIMNIINYVLIEIGQPLNVLNSDAIDSFIQIKTKNKKKVFNLKKDFKITLDNSILAFFDKSKILFIPGNINSDLLEINRNTKNIFLVSYSADQESIFNIIKLVGSNKILNYHNHGIDYSLQKYALEYATELIVKICGGNAGIISCYTNRSKLICSNKIKLYYKNINKVAGFSIDSKIFLNILLRLDYTIENKKDYWNVSPPTWRFDILIEEDVIGDILRIYGYNKISLVPLESSFSQDFYQQTNDFKKDYMLDKLSNSLVHRGYHEVITYPFVDPILQKNILLNDQNELFISNPISQDFSCMRKSLWPGLIKTLSYNKNRKQDSLRFFEKGLCFLTDDQKTLGVHQQIFLGGVISGFNEKENWYSKRRKIDFYDLKGDLESILELICGSNNYKIKQCKVLGLHSNQSAKILLNNNVIGNFGKIDPILEEKLDVNSDTFLFELFIDKIFNLKISEDFIVKEYSKFPTSRRDISILISDNILYSEVIKVCKNCFLDKEVKINLFDIYSCKNSPNKKSLGISFVFQHQRKTLKENEINLMLDYCIKTLINKFQIILRK